A stretch of DNA from Amylolactobacillus amylophilus DSM 20533 = JCM 1125:
ATATTTGCTCCGGTCAAGAAGTCAGCATTTTGAACGGAATAGCTACCACCTAGACGGAGCTTCTCCTCAATCTCGTGTTTGAACTGACTCTCTTCAGTATGCTCAATTGCCTCTTGGTAGAAGGCTTGCTCATCAGAAGAGAGTGGCTTGAAGTCTAGCTTTTCACTCGCTAGTCGCCGGACCAACTTGCTCTTACTGTTGTTAATCAAGTACTGCAATACTGACGGATTTTGGATTTTGGCTAAAATAAATTCGAAGATGTCTGGGTGCCAGTCGGCCAACATGATCATCTGGGCCCCACGACGAGATCCGCCCTGTTCAACCAAGTGAGTTAAGTTGGCCAGGTCATTCAGCCAGGAAATAGCCCCGGAGGATTTACCATTGACACCATGGACCACTGCAGCCTTTGGCCGCAACGTTGAACCATTCGTCCCGACACCGCCACCGCGACTCATGATTTCCATTACTTCCTGTCTGTGCTTGGCTAGCCCACCACGTGAGTCCTGGATGAACGGCATCACGTAGCAATTAAAGTAGGTCACCTCAGAGTTTGTCCCCGCCCCGTAGATAACTCGACCGGCAGGAATAAAGTTCTGGTGCACGAGTTCATGGTAGAAATCTTTTTCGAGCTGGGCTTCATCACTAGCTGCTGCACTGTGAGCAATTCCTGTGGCTACCCGCTTAGCAACTTGTTCGTAGAATAACTCTAGTGGTTTCTCAATCTCCGTTTTACGACGGGTCACAATGCCATCAGCCTCATCTAGTACGCCACGGAATTCTTCCTCGACCAATATCTGGACGATCTCACCATTAATCTCGGTCACGTTACCAATACCACGCGTGGGGTAATTGGGATCATCCTTCACGGTAAGCACGACCAGATCACCTACAGCTAACGTGCTGTTACTAGGATCTTTATAGGTATACCTGTCGAGCATAATTAGGCGCGCAATGCCGGTAAAAGTCATGTGCATATCTGGCGTAATTAGCGTAATTTCAGGAAAATTTTGTGTAATAATCGTATTGAGGTTCGTATAGTCCATAACTCTTGCTCCTTGGTTAATCTACTATATTTTGTGGTGCATAATTCAATTCTATACTATATAAGGTGTAATTCAAGACTTTAAAAAATAATTTTTCTGTGCTATGGCACACACGAAGGCAACTATTTAATAACCAAATTCTGCCAAAGCACTTAAAAAAACCTGTTAGATTTTGTTAATCTAACAGGTTTTGACCGTCCGGAAAATTTATTTAAGATAATCCCGTAAGCCAGAGACTAAATCCTTGCTGCTACTGTATACTTGACCGTTTTGTTTGATTAAGCCAATCACAAAGAGGTTGATGTATGCAAACTGACTCTCTGCTACCTCCTGTAACGCCTCTAGCTTAGCCTGATTCGTTGCCCCCTGTTGCCGTGAGTCCGTGTAGAGACCGACCACCGGGATGTTTTTGCCGAAAGCTAGCCCAATCTCAGCCGCCACACCGGCATCAAGCCCTACTCCGTCCAGAACCGCTACCACCAAATCACTGGCTACTAACTCGTTCGTATCACCTTTTGCGATAGCGATGCTGTCTGCATAAGCGTTCTTGTCATTGATACTGGCGTTCTCCTGGGGTAAGTAGACCTCTACATTAGGATATTCATTTCTAATCTGTTCGACCATATAGGCGTTATAACGGGCTTCTTGCTCAGAAAAAAGACCGTTTGCAAAATAAATTTTCGTCACAATTAATTCTCCAATATCTTCTTTAGTTTAGTATTAGTATATTCCATCACGCGCTCACCAGAAGTAGGATCATAGTCCAAACCGATTTGTTGTGCATTCTGGATTGCCAGGGCCTGGTACTGTTCCTGGATCTCTACCATATTCTGCGCCACCGTCTCTAGACTCGACATGTTGCTAAAGCGCCGCAACTCATCCTGCTCGGCTACAGTCAGGTACGAAAAGAGATCGCCCACGTTCTTGCCGAGGTTAACCTGGAAATCGTGCTCGAAGGCTACTCGCCATTCGACCTGCATGAGGTACTCACCCAGAATTCCGTCGAAGTAATGGTCTACGGCGTAAAAAAATTGATTGCGCAATATTCCCTTAACGACGTACGGACCAATCCACCAGAATTCATTGGTTCGCCGGAAGAAGAAGCCCTGGGACGGTTTCTTGCGGAAGTAGCGCCGATCATCTTGGACCAACTCTAATCCGGCTAATATGTGTGCGGGATCAAACAGCACCTGTGCAATTGGATCAGCTTTAGCCCAGGCACCAATCTCAGATTCTGGTACCAGACCCAAATCCAGTCGATTGCCATCAGTGAACAGCATTAAGAAGTTAAATCTCTTCGTATAATCGATTGGTCTTGGGGTAAGATCCATCGGGGTCTGCATTACAATTCGTTCCCCAAATTCATCAAGCCAACCACGCTCATCAATTAAATGTTGCATCTGATCATCTGGCACCACATAAATGATGTCGAAATCGGTAAATTCATCACTTCTTGCCTTATAGACCCGTGAGCCATTGGCAGCAATCGCCCGCACAACACCAAGCTTCTCCGCCACAGCAAAGATCAGTTGTCTCATCTCAGCCTTAGTTCGCATTTTCACACAACCCTTCCACAATTATTGTTTAGTTAAAATTACCTCTTTGGATACTTTAAATTAGCAACAGCTACTCCCTCATGCTCTAACAGTTTAACTTTCCTGTCTAGCCCACCACTATAGCCGGTAAGTTGCCTATTTTGGCCCAGCACCCGGTGACAGGGAACTAGGATGACAAGTGGATTTCTTCCTATTGCTCCACCTACCGCCTGTGAGCTCATCGACTTTTGACCCAGGCGTTTGGCGCATTTGACCGCGATATCCCGATAAGTGGTTGTTTGTCCATAAGGAATCTGACTGATCTCGGACCACACAACTTTGGCAAACTCGCTGCCTGTTGTCCTAGTCCTCAGAACAGAAACATCCGGTTCTAAGCCAGCGAAATAATCTGTTAGCCAGTCCTTAGTTCGGGATAATAGTTCGTTATTAGCATCTAAGTGCGCAGTTTGTTCAATCTTACTCAAAAGTTCTTTCGTCAGGAAATCAATCCCGGTCAGATTCTCACCGTCACTGCGGAGTAACAGTGTGCCAAGCGGTGAGTCAGTTAGGCTGTATAAGTCCATCGTTAGTACCCCGTTTCTTAAGCGGTATTATTTACCCTATTCAAGCTCTTTAATGGTTCTTCTCAACTTATTCTGTTGCTTGACAATCCACATCTGTTCGGGGTAATTATTCACTAATTCGGTCGCAAATTCAACCGAATCTTCGCCAACGACATCCTTCAGTGGCACATTGTCCGCTGCAGCTTGTTCGAAAATTCCTAAACCATCATAGATTACCGTCATAATACCATCACCTGCTGCGAAATTGTAAATATAGCGCTCAATAGCTGCATAAGCCACCGCGTAATCATGGGGTAACTTGGCCAATCTCGCCTTGTATTCACTATATTCCTTCTTATCTCCGACCAACTTCTTTAAAATATTCTCCATTAATGTGTCTCCCTCAGTTGTGTCAATTTAGTACCAATAAAATCCCACTTCACCCAGAAATCATCTAAATATGCCTTTCCAGCCTCATTCAATGAGTAGAATTTACGCATTGGTCCCTGATCCGACTTTTTCTTCTCAATGGTCACGAGTCCCTTTTTCTCTAACCTAAGTAGAACAGTGTATACTGTTCCCTCCACCAGGTTATCAAAGCCGAGGCTTACCAGATAACTGGTAATTTCGTAGCCATAGGTTGCCTTCTTATTCTTGATTGTCTGTAATAGAACACCTTCTAGTATGCCCTTTAGAATCTCGGTCATTCCTTCCAATTAGTACACCACCCGTCAGATATTTAACTATATTGTGCTGTTAAGTACCACTATATAGTATCGTGAAGTAGATAAGTTGTCAATTATGTGCCCCCACTTGAGCGCAAAAAAAAGACCCGTAGGTCTTTGCTGATTAATTCATGTTTAATTATGCAACTTCATTTGCAATCTGGTTCATGCCACCTAAAACGTTAATCACATTAAAGTGTAGTTGTGCCAGAAATTCCGTTGCGGTAAAGGACCGACTACCAGAACGACAAATAACGTAGTACAACTCGTTTTGGTCTAATTCATCAACGCGAGCACCCATTTCACTCACAGGAAAGTTAATGGCGTTTGGAATATGGTGTTGTTGATACTCGTCTTCCTCGCGGACATCAAGGACGTTGACCGAGCCTTGCTGCAATAAAAGTAAAAATTCTGCACTAGAAATTGACTCAACCACAAAGATTTCCCCCCAACAGTTATCTCTAACCATTATTAAACAGGGATTTGCAGTGCTTGTCAATTATCTTTTGTGAATTATTGCTCTAACTGACCTGGCCAAGCCTTAATACCGCCAACTAGTTCAACCACGTCAAACTCTTGACTAGCTAAGAACGCCGTCACCACTTGTGAACGATGGTCAGTGTGTGCGACAAAATAATATGTTTGCTCTGAATCTATTCTCCCCAAGTACGTGACAATATCACGAATTGGAATGTTAATTGAGCCCGGAATATGACCAGAATTGAACTCCGGTGCCTCACGGACATCAACTATTGGGGGATTGCTCGGAAAAATATTTTCGTAAAAATCGCTCATGGACATTTGCTTACTCATGCTGAACACCATCTTCTTCCTCATTTGCCTTAATTATATCAGGCGAATAAGGAAAGCGTTATTGGTAAACGTTTTCAATTTAAAAATACAATCTTACATCGATTTCATGCTATACTAATTTTAAATTTAATTTTCATCTGACAGGGAGAATGGGGAGGTAAGTTATGGTAAGTATTTTCAATTCAAAGCATATTCACTTTAATACGGGGCACGATTTCGATGATGAAGGCTTCGACCAAATAAAGGAAGCACGTCGCTTGTTTGACGAAGGGATTCTAACTGAAGCCGAATTCAATAAGATTAAATCAGATCGACTTGCTGAGCACTTGGAACCAACAGATTCACTTGAAGAGAACCTTGAAGCATTGGCATCATTTAATGAGCTGAAAGAGAACGGCATTCTGACGGCGCCGGAATTTGCCCACCTGAAAACCAAGTTTCTTGCACCGGAAAATTATGATTTAGA
This window harbors:
- a CDS encoding nucleoside 2-deoxyribosyltransferase, with translation MTKIYFANGLFSEQEARYNAYMVEQIRNEYPNVEVYLPQENASINDKNAYADSIAIAKGDTNELVASDLVVAVLDGVGLDAGVAAEIGLAFGKNIPVVGLYTDSRQQGATNQAKLEALQEVAESQFAYINLFVIGLIKQNGQVYSSSKDLVSGLRDYLK
- a CDS encoding aminoglycoside 6-adenylyltransferase, producing MRTKAEMRQLIFAVAEKLGVVRAIAANGSRVYKARSDEFTDFDIIYVVPDDQMQHLIDERGWLDEFGERIVMQTPMDLTPRPIDYTKRFNFLMLFTDGNRLDLGLVPESEIGAWAKADPIAQVLFDPAHILAGLELVQDDRRYFRKKPSQGFFFRRTNEFWWIGPYVVKGILRNQFFYAVDHYFDGILGEYLMQVEWRVAFEHDFQVNLGKNVGDLFSYLTVAEQDELRRFSNMSSLETVAQNMVEIQEQYQALAIQNAQQIGLDYDPTSGERVMEYTNTKLKKILEN
- a CDS encoding methylated-DNA--[protein]-cysteine S-methyltransferase, with protein sequence MDLYSLTDSPLGTLLLRSDGENLTGIDFLTKELLSKIEQTAHLDANNELLSRTKDWLTDYFAGLEPDVSVLRTRTTGSEFAKVVWSEISQIPYGQTTTYRDIAVKCAKRLGQKSMSSQAVGGAIGRNPLVILVPCHRVLGQNRQLTGYSGGLDRKVKLLEHEGVAVANLKYPKR
- a CDS encoding DUF1048 domain-containing protein, producing MENILKKLVGDKKEYSEYKARLAKLPHDYAVAYAAIERYIYNFAAGDGIMTVIYDGLGIFEQAAADNVPLKDVVGEDSVEFATELVNNYPEQMWIVKQQNKLRRTIKELE
- a CDS encoding PadR family transcriptional regulator — translated: MEGMTEILKGILEGVLLQTIKNKKATYGYEITSYLVSLGFDNLVEGTVYTVLLRLEKKGLVTIEKKKSDQGPMRKFYSLNEAGKAYLDDFWVKWDFIGTKLTQLRETH
- a CDS encoding rhodanese-like domain-containing protein, with product MVESISSAEFLLLLQQGSVNVLDVREEDEYQQHHIPNAINFPVSEMGARVDELDQNELYYVICRSGSRSFTATEFLAQLHFNVINVLGGMNQIANEVA
- a CDS encoding rhodanese-like domain-containing protein; translation: MSKQMSMSDFYENIFPSNPPIVDVREAPEFNSGHIPGSINIPIRDIVTYLGRIDSEQTYYFVAHTDHRSQVVTAFLASQEFDVVELVGGIKAWPGQLEQ
- a CDS encoding SHOCT domain-containing protein, which codes for MVSIFNSKHIHFNTGHDFDDEGFDQIKEARRLFDEGILTEAEFNKIKSDRLAEHLEPTDSLEENLEALASFNELKENGILTAPEFAHLKTKFLAPENYDLDRDTDEVLEAISTVHKYINTGVVNEQEFTNFKQALLADF